Part of the Trichoderma asperellum chromosome 1, complete sequence genome is shown below.
aaatggcgaAATCGAGGCGGCCGGTGGTGAAATCTGAACCAAGTCTCCCACCCAGGGCTTAGGCGGCCGAACGTTGCagaaggcgaagaaagaATCAAAGACGCAGCGATGGCCCGAAGACGTGGAGACACTAGACGCTCCTTAGCCCGTGGCTAGTCGGCGGACTGGGGCCTCTCTGTGTTTAATTCCCTCCATCGTCGAAGCTGTTTTGTCATCATCCTGGGCTGGGGGATTGGGGGATTGGGGACATGAGCGCATAGGATGGTCGGTCGTCTGTATGGCTGGTGAGTTGTCATATGGAACCGTATAGTATCCTCCAATCTTCACCCTGTCGATCATCTGTGTTCGGCTAGGGTTCCGTCGTTTACACATATAAAGCCGTCTGTGTCTGTAGTGACGATCAGCAGCAGGTTTACGTATGCAGGCCGATCTCCTCAGCCCCAGGGAGggataaaaacaaaagacagaGAAAGAGGCATCGACATCCACCGCCGATGGCCCGAGATTTCGCAATTGCGGCTAACCTATTCAATGGAGACAATTACCCCCGTTCGTCGAAGGAAAAggtcttttgcttttgcttcccTCATACTCGGACTGGCCTTTGCGGACATCTGCGCGACGCTGATTGGGCCTGGCCGTCAAGCCATGCGGGACCCGGAGCATCGCTCTCGAGCACGTCATCGCCAGAATCTCGAGCCAAATGCCGCCATTTGATGGCTGCGGTGGGCCGCTcccagtcttttttttctgttctgTGGAGCATTGCCGAGTAATAGCTGCTGCGAATTGCGACTCCACGGGCCAGTTTTCCCATGGGCAGCCTGGCTAGTGGGGAGTGGTGGTGTATATCGAGGCGAGACAGGCACATCATCCTACGAGGCTGCTTACGGGATCACCAATGTGCCAGGCGTGTCTCTACGGATTGCCCTTGGGACTGCAAATGTACCTTTTCTGGGCCATGGATCGTTGGCGTTTTAGCATCTCCGGCACGACCccagaggagaaaaagcaTTTATAGTCTGGCGTTGAGACGCCCGCCCCCATCCatactcttcttcctctttcctctctctctctctccctctgtctctccttctctgtgACTCTTCCATCTTGTCTTGTCGTTCTCACTCCCTGTTCTTTTGCTATCCTTGGGCTTGCTTGCTtccgtcgtcgccgtcttctcccttcCACCAGAGCCTGTTGCGTGACTGGTCGTGCCGTTGACACCATTTTGCCCTCCCAAGCTTGACCACCCCACCATCGTCATAATGGCCAACACTCCCCACGGCGGCGTCCTCAAGGACCTCTTTGCCCGCGATCTGCCTCGCCAGGCCGAGCTGCTTGCGCAGTCCGAGACTCTCCCCGCGCTTGTGCTGTCCGAGCGCCATCTCTGCGACTTGGAGCTCATCCTCAATGGCGGCTTCTCGCCCCTAGAAGGTATGTCGTGATTTGCTTGTGTGCAGCCGCACTCTTATTAGTGCTGGTCGCAAAGCCCCTCCAAGCCCAGCCCGCGCGCAATGCGGATCGGATCGCAAGGATTCGACTTGCCCCGCGTTCGCGCATGTGATGCGATGCGAAGCGAAGCAGAGCAGGGGCGAGAGGGACAGGCGCAATCGACTTATACGGCCGCGATTACTGACGCTGCTGTTTTTACTATGTAGGTTTCATGACCGAAAATGATTACAACAGAGTCGTCAAGGAGAACCGTCTCGAGAATGGCTTGCTCTTCAGCATGCCCATCACCCTCGACGTCGACCAGGCACAGATTGATGAGCTCTCCATCAAGCCGGGCGCAAAGATTACGCTGCGCGACTTCAGAGATGACCGGAATCTGGCCATCCTGACCGTCGAGGATGTGTACAGACCTGACAAGTAAGCAAGCCGTCACAATGCGATTGGGATTTGCGACTCGTTTGGTCGGGTCATTGGCGCGTATCCTGCAGAACTAACACGGCGCGCGCAATCCAGGGTTCAGGAGGCCAAGCTGGTCTTTGGCAGCGATGACGACACCCATCCCGGCATCAAGCACCTCTTCAGCGTCGCAAAGGACTTTTACGTCGGCGGAAAGCTCGAGGCCATCAGCCGCCTTGAGCACTATGACTTCCTCGACCTGCGATGTATGTTATGTTCCAGTTTCCAGAAAGCATGTCTACGTTCAAAGAGCAAGCAACTAATTACAAGTTTGATTTTCCACAGTCACCCCTGCTGAGCTGCGATCCCACTTCAACAAGCTCGGCTGGCAAAAGGTGGTCGCCTTCCAGACCCGAAACCCCATGCACCGCGCTCACCGTGAGCTGACGGTCCGGGCCGCCCGCTCTCAGCAAGCCAACGTCCTCATCCACCCCGTCGTCGGCCTGACGAAGCCTGGTGACATCGACCACTTCACCCGAGTCCGCGTCTACCGCGCTCTGCTGCCCCGATACCCCAACGGCATGGCTGCCCTCgctctgctgcctctggcCATGCGAATGGGCGGCCCCCGTGAGGCTCTGTGGCACGCCGTCATCCGCAAGAACCACGGCTCCACGCACTTCATTGTTGGCCGTGACCACGCCGGCCCCggcaagaacaagaacgGCAAGGACCACTACGGCCCTTACGATGCGCAGATCCttgtgcagcagcaccaggaGGAGCTCGGCATCAAGATGGTCGAGTTCCAGGAGATGATTTACATCCCCGACCGCGACGAGTACATGCCTGCCAACGAGATCCCCGAGGGCACTCGCACCATGAACATCTCCGGCACAGAGCTGCGAAACCGCCTGAGAACCGGTAAGGAGATTCCCGAGTGGTTCTCCTACCCCGAAGTCGTCAAGGTGTTGCGAGAGCAGAACCCGCTGCCGCGTGAGAAGGGTTTCACCGTCTTCCTGACGGGCTACCAGAACAGCGGCAAGGACCAGATTGCGCGTGCTCTCCAGGCAACGCTGAACCAGGGTGGTGGCCGACCCGTGTCCATGCTACTGGGCGAGACGGTGCGTGCCGAGCTCTCATCCGAACTGGGCTTCAGCCGCCAGGACCGAAGCCTCAACATTGGCCGCATCGCCTTTGTTGCTTCGGAGCTGACCAAGGCCGGTGCTGCCGTCATCGCTGCCCCCATTGCGCCATATGAGGATGCTCGCCAGCACGCGCGAGAGCTTGTCGAGAAGTCTGGACCCTTTTTCCTGGTGCACGTTGCCACGCCGCTCGAGCACTGCGAGAAGACTGATCGCAAGGGCGTCTACGAGAGAGCTCGCGCCGGCGAGATCAAGGGCTTCACCGGTGTCGACGACCCCTATGAGACGCCCCAGAAGGCCGATCTGACTGTTGA
Proteins encoded:
- a CDS encoding uncharacterized protein (TransMembrane:1 (i62-81o)) — translated: MVGRLYGWFTYAGRSPQPQGGIKTKDRERGIDIHRRWPEISQLRLTYSMETITPVRRRKRSFAFASLILGLAFADICATLIGPGRQAMRDPEHRSRARHRQNLEPNAAI
- the MET3 gene encoding Sulfate adenylyltransferase is translated as MANTPHGGVLKDLFARDLPRQAELLAQSETLPALVLSERHLCDLELILNGGFSPLEGFMTENDYNRVVKENRLENGLLFSMPITLDVDQAQIDELSIKPGAKITLRDFRDDRNLAILTVEDVYRPDKVQEAKLVFGSDDDTHPGIKHLFSVAKDFYVGGKLEAISRLEHYDFLDLRFTPAELRSHFNKLGWQKVVAFQTRNPMHRAHRELTVRAARSQQANVLIHPVVGLTKPGDIDHFTRVRVYRALLPRYPNGMAALALLPLAMRMGGPREALWHAVIRKNHGSTHFIVGRDHAGPGKNKNGKDHYGPYDAQILVQQHQEELGIKMVEFQEMIYIPDRDEYMPANEIPEGTRTMNISGTELRNRLRTGKEIPEWFSYPEVVKVLREQNPLPREKGFTVFLTGYQNSGKDQIARALQATLNQGGGRPVSMLLGETVRAELSSELGFSRQDRSLNIGRIAFVASELTKAGAAVIAAPIAPYEDARQHARELVEKSGPFFLVHVATPLEHCEKTDRKGVYERARAGEIKGFTGVDDPYETPQKADLTVDLTKQNVRSIVHEIILLLESRGLLDRL